Proteins co-encoded in one Coleofasciculus sp. FACHB-1120 genomic window:
- a CDS encoding ATP-grasp domain-containing protein: protein MARIFAAFQNLGTLALLAIAFPINCIVVLVSLLWNFFSRPFSKQVVLAENPKNIMIVGARMTKTLQLARSFHAAGHRAIIVDTDKYWLSGNQFSNAVAGFYTVPDPQKDLEGYVKALRAIAKQENIDLFIPVAIFSVIYFDSNDKPVLSGYCEDFHFDADITRMLDDKFAFAEFARSLGLSVPKSFKITDPQQVIDFDFSQEKRKYILKSIPYDQVRRLDLTKLPCDTSSETAAFVKSLPISEENPWIMQEFIPGKEYCTHSTVRDGETRMYCCCESSAFQVNYENAYKPEIMQWASHFAKELGRTGQLSFDFIQAEDGTVYAIECNPRTHSAITMFYNHPGVADAYLGKEPLAETLQPLPDSKPTYWLYHELWRLNEIRSLKQLQTWVKNILRGKDAIFEVHDPLPFLMVHHWQIPLLILGNLRRLKGWIRIDFNIGELIE from the coding sequence ATGGCGCGTATTTTTGCAGCGTTCCAAAACTTAGGCACCCTTGCATTACTGGCAATTGCATTTCCGATTAACTGCATCGTCGTCTTAGTATCGTTGCTATGGAATTTTTTCAGCCGACCATTTAGCAAGCAAGTAGTTTTAGCAGAGAATCCCAAAAATATAATGATCGTTGGCGCTAGGATGACCAAAACACTCCAACTAGCGCGATCGTTTCATGCTGCTGGGCATCGAGCAATTATAGTTGATACAGATAAATACTGGTTAAGTGGTAATCAATTTTCTAACGCTGTCGCTGGCTTTTACACCGTCCCCGATCCGCAGAAAGACTTAGAAGGATACGTTAAAGCTTTACGCGCGATCGCCAAACAAGAAAACATTGACCTGTTTATCCCGGTAGCCATTTTCTCGGTCATTTACTTTGATTCTAATGACAAACCAGTGTTATCAGGCTATTGTGAGGATTTCCACTTCGATGCGGATATAACGAGGATGTTAGATGACAAGTTCGCCTTTGCAGAATTTGCGCGATCGCTCGGTTTATCAGTCCCTAAATCCTTTAAAATTACCGACCCCCAACAAGTCATCGACTTTGACTTTTCTCAAGAGAAGCGCAAGTACATTCTTAAAAGTATCCCCTACGACCAAGTACGTCGCCTAGATTTGACCAAGCTACCTTGTGATACATCATCAGAAACAGCAGCATTTGTTAAGAGTCTACCTATCAGCGAGGAGAATCCCTGGATTATGCAGGAATTCATCCCTGGAAAGGAATACTGCACTCACAGTACCGTGCGAGATGGAGAGACAAGAATGTATTGTTGCTGTGAATCATCTGCCTTTCAAGTTAACTACGAAAACGCTTACAAGCCGGAAATTATGCAATGGGCGAGTCATTTTGCCAAAGAACTAGGACGTACTGGACAACTTTCCTTTGACTTTATTCAAGCAGAAGACGGAACTGTTTACGCAATCGAGTGTAACCCCCGCACGCACTCCGCCATTACCATGTTTTACAACCATCCAGGAGTAGCAGATGCCTATCTCGGTAAAGAACCTCTGGCAGAAACTTTGCAACCGCTTCCTGATAGTAAGCCAACCTATTGGCTATACCACGAACTATGGAGGCTTAATGAGATTAGATCCTTAAAGCAACTGCAAACGTGGGTGAAAAACATTTTGCGAGGAAAAGATGCCATTTTTGAAGTACACGATCCTCTGCCGTTTTTGATGGTACACCACTGGCAAATTCCCTTACTTATTCTCGGCAATCTACGAAGGCTCAAAGGGTGGATAAGAATAGATTTTAATATTGGCGAACTTATAGAGTAG
- a CDS encoding class I SAM-dependent methyltransferase, protein MSETLVRDQARPVTPLGILVEKLENILKMTQDATVRSEIADALKQAYQLAAGIDPYLEEVSTHESPALAALAKKTKEEPWSKRFSDKATVRQLEQEMLSGHLEGQTLKMFVYMSGAKNILEIGMFTGYSALAMAEALPEDGRVIACEVDEYVANFAASCFQESPHGSKISIEVAPALETLRKLSSAGESFDLVFIDADKKEYVDYFKLLLDNNLLAQNGFICVDNTLLQGQVYLPPDQQTPNGEAIAQFNRLVADDPRVEQVLLPLRDGLTIIRRV, encoded by the coding sequence ATGAGCGAGACTCTGGTCAGAGACCAGGCAAGACCCGTAACTCCCTTGGGGATTTTGGTGGAAAAGCTGGAAAACATCCTCAAAATGACCCAAGACGCCACTGTTCGGAGCGAAATTGCAGATGCTCTCAAGCAGGCGTATCAACTGGCAGCAGGTATAGATCCCTACCTAGAAGAGGTCAGCACCCACGAATCTCCAGCCTTGGCAGCGTTAGCTAAAAAGACCAAGGAAGAACCTTGGAGCAAGAGGTTTTCCGATAAGGCAACTGTGCGTCAGTTAGAACAAGAGATGCTCTCCGGACACCTGGAAGGGCAAACCCTGAAGATGTTTGTCTACATGAGTGGGGCAAAAAACATCTTGGAAATTGGGATGTTTACGGGATACTCTGCACTGGCAATGGCAGAAGCATTACCAGAAGATGGGCGAGTAATTGCTTGTGAGGTGGATGAATATGTAGCTAATTTCGCTGCATCCTGCTTTCAAGAATCGCCGCACGGGAGCAAAATTTCTATAGAAGTTGCTCCGGCGTTGGAGACGCTTCGCAAATTATCTTCGGCGGGAGAGTCCTTCGATTTGGTGTTTATTGATGCCGATAAGAAGGAATATGTGGACTACTTCAAGCTGCTGCTAGATAACAATTTGCTGGCACAAAACGGGTTTATCTGCGTGGATAATACCTTGCTTCAGGGACAGGTATACTTGCCACCAGACCAACAAACTCCGAATGGGGAAGCGATCGCGCAATTTAACCGGCTTGTTGCAGACGATCCAAGAGTTGAACAAGTTTTGCTACCCTTGCGAGATGGTTTGACTATCATCAGGCGGGTTTAG
- a CDS encoding sedoheptulose 7-phosphate cyclase: MSIVRTKLEATENAFHVESYEKIEYSLVYVNGVFDIQNSGIADSYKKFGRCLAVVDANVNRLYGDKIQSYFQHYNIDLTLFAISIPELEKNLKTVEKIVDAFAEFGLVRKEPVLVVGGGLVTDVAGFACSTYRRSSNYIRIPTTLIGLIDASVAIKVAVNHKKLKNRLGAYHASQKVILDFSFLGTLPTAQVRNGMAELVKIAVVSEGEVFELLEKYGEQLLHTHFGYVDATPEIQEIGHQLNYKAIKRMLELEVPNLHELELDRIIAYGHTWSPTLELAPRVLLYHGHAVNIDMAFSATIAQKRGYITTQERDRILGLMSRLGLSLDHPLLDIDLLWRATESITKTRDGKQRAAMPRPIGSCFFANDLTREELEEALVEHKGLCATYPRGGAGIDAYVESEQVESELPELVGSGV; encoded by the coding sequence ATGAGTATTGTCCGAACAAAACTAGAAGCTACCGAAAACGCATTTCACGTTGAAAGCTACGAAAAAATTGAATACAGTCTCGTCTATGTGAATGGTGTTTTCGATATCCAGAATTCAGGAATTGCCGACAGTTATAAGAAATTTGGACGCTGCCTTGCAGTTGTTGATGCCAATGTGAATCGCTTGTACGGTGATAAAATCCAGTCTTATTTCCAGCATTACAACATCGACCTCACCTTATTTGCTATCTCTATTCCCGAACTCGAAAAAAATCTGAAGACGGTAGAGAAAATTGTTGATGCTTTTGCGGAATTTGGATTAGTTCGTAAAGAACCAGTCTTGGTAGTTGGAGGTGGCTTAGTTACTGATGTCGCGGGGTTTGCTTGTTCTACCTACCGTCGTAGCAGTAATTACATTCGCATTCCTACCACTTTAATCGGCTTAATTGATGCCAGCGTAGCGATCAAAGTAGCAGTCAACCACAAGAAACTAAAAAATCGTCTGGGTGCTTATCACGCTTCCCAAAAAGTTATCCTTGATTTTTCGTTTCTGGGAACCTTGCCAACAGCTCAAGTCCGCAACGGAATGGCGGAATTAGTGAAAATTGCGGTTGTTTCCGAAGGGGAAGTTTTTGAGTTGTTGGAGAAGTATGGCGAACAACTGCTGCATACCCATTTTGGCTACGTGGACGCAACTCCAGAAATTCAAGAAATAGGTCATCAGCTTAACTATAAGGCGATTAAACGGATGCTGGAGTTGGAAGTACCCAACCTGCACGAGTTGGAACTAGACCGCATTATTGCTTATGGTCATACTTGGAGTCCCACGCTGGAACTTGCACCCCGCGTACTGTTGTACCACGGTCATGCGGTGAATATTGACATGGCATTCTCAGCGACAATTGCCCAAAAACGGGGATATATTACGACCCAAGAACGCGATCGCATCCTGGGATTAATGAGTCGCCTGGGTTTATCACTTGACCATCCCCTCCTCGACATAGATCTGCTGTGGCGTGCAACAGAGTCCATTACCAAGACGCGGGACGGCAAACAACGCGCCGCCATGCCCCGCCCCATCGGCAGTTGCTTCTTCGCCAACGATCTGACGCGAGAAGAACTGGAAGAAGCACTTGTGGAACACAAGGGTCTGTGTGCCACCTATCCTCGTGGCGGTGCTGGCATTGACGCTTACGTGGAAAGCGAGCAAGTCGAAAGCGAACTACCTGAATTAGTTGGGAGTGGAGTATGA